From the Pseudomonas baltica genome, one window contains:
- the mutY gene encoding A/G-specific adenine glycosylase: MSPEQFSSAVLEWFDRHGRHDLPWQQGINPYRVWVSEIMLQQTQVSTVLQYFDRFMEALPTVEALAAAPEDEVLHLWTGLGYYTRARNLQRTAQMVVALYGGEFPRDVEKLVELPGIGLSTAGAIASISMGLRAPILDGNVKRVLARYTAQEGYPGEPKVAKALWANAELYTPHSRVNDYTQAMMDLGATLCTRSKPSCLLCPLERSCEAHMLGLEIRYPIPKPRKSIPQKRTLMPLLARDGAILLYRRPSTGLWGGLWSLPELDDFADIEHLAAQHALHMATPKALPALTHTFSHFQLAIEPWLVEVQADASHVAEADWLWYNLATPPRLGLAAPVKKLLKRAAEVLNSGESQ, encoded by the coding sequence ATGAGCCCCGAACAGTTCTCCAGCGCCGTGCTGGAGTGGTTCGACCGCCATGGCCGCCACGACCTGCCCTGGCAGCAGGGCATCAACCCGTACCGGGTGTGGGTCTCGGAGATCATGCTGCAGCAGACGCAAGTCAGCACCGTGCTCCAGTACTTCGACCGCTTCATGGAGGCATTGCCCACCGTCGAAGCCTTGGCAGCGGCGCCGGAAGACGAAGTACTGCACCTGTGGACCGGACTGGGCTACTACACCCGCGCGCGCAACCTGCAACGGACCGCGCAGATGGTGGTGGCCCTGTACGGCGGCGAATTCCCCCGAGACGTGGAAAAACTCGTCGAACTGCCCGGCATCGGGCTGTCGACCGCAGGCGCCATCGCCAGCATCAGCATGGGCCTGCGCGCGCCGATCCTCGATGGCAACGTCAAGCGCGTGCTGGCCCGCTACACCGCGCAGGAGGGCTACCCCGGCGAGCCGAAGGTGGCCAAGGCGCTGTGGGCCAATGCCGAGCTCTACACGCCCCACAGCCGCGTCAACGACTACACTCAGGCGATGATGGACCTGGGCGCCACGCTCTGCACCCGCAGCAAGCCCAGCTGCCTGCTGTGCCCGCTGGAGCGCAGCTGCGAGGCGCACATGCTCGGCCTCGAGATCCGCTACCCGATCCCCAAGCCGCGCAAGAGCATCCCGCAAAAGCGCACGCTGATGCCGCTGCTAGCCCGCGACGGCGCCATCCTCCTGTACCGGCGCCCGTCCACCGGCCTATGGGGCGGTTTATGGAGCCTGCCGGAACTGGACGACTTTGCCGACATCGAGCACCTGGCCGCCCAGCACGCACTGCACATGGCCACCCCCAAGGCCCTGCCCGCGCTCACCCACACCTTCAGCCACTTTCAGCTGGCCATCGAACCCTGGCTGGTGGAAGTGCAAGCCGACGCCAGCCACGTGGCCGAGGCCGACTGGCTCTGGTATAACCTCGCCACCCCGCCGCGCCTGGGCCTAGCCGCCCCCGTGAAGAAACTGCTCAAACGCGCGGCCGAAGTCTTGAATTCAGGAGAGTCGCAATGA
- a CDS encoding OFA family MFS transporter has translation MSTTLAGGAESAPAFLSKERIIAKPGFNRWLVPPAALAIHLCIGMAYGFSVFWIPLSKALGVTKAVACPADMSFISQVFSSTCDWPISMLGWIYTLFFIFLGCSAAIWGGWLEHAGPRKAGVVSALCWCGGLGLSALGVYTHQIVLMWLGSGVIGGIGLGLGYISPVSTLIKWFPDKRGMATGMAIMGFGGGAMVGAPLAAALMGHFATPTSVGVWQSFAVMAVIYFVFMMAGALLYRVPPTGWKPEGWTAPAKSTKAMITNRHVHVSVAWKTPQFRLVWLVLCLNVSAGIGILGMASPLLQEVFAGKLLGNTLTFSELDAGQLAQIAAIAAGFTGLLSLFNIGGRFFWASFSDYIGRKNTYFVFFALGVALYALVPTLGHLGSIALFVAAFCVVLSMYGGGFATVPAYLADLFGTQMVGAIHGRLLTAWAAAGVLGPVLVNYLREYQLSIGVPRAAVYDITLYILSGLLVLGFICNALVRPVADKYFMTDEQLKAEQAIGHDKGAGGSTVLEWKADPSTKPLAVVAWLVVGIPLAWGVWVTLQKTAVLFH, from the coding sequence ATGAGCACGACACTTGCGGGCGGCGCGGAGTCTGCGCCGGCTTTCCTGTCCAAGGAGCGGATCATCGCCAAGCCCGGTTTCAACCGCTGGCTGGTACCACCGGCCGCGTTGGCCATCCACCTGTGCATCGGCATGGCCTATGGCTTCTCGGTGTTCTGGATTCCACTGTCCAAGGCGCTGGGCGTTACCAAAGCGGTAGCCTGCCCGGCGGACATGTCGTTCATCAGCCAGGTGTTCTCGTCCACCTGCGACTGGCCGATCTCCATGCTCGGCTGGATCTACACGCTGTTCTTCATCTTTCTCGGTTGCTCGGCAGCCATCTGGGGTGGTTGGCTGGAACACGCCGGCCCGCGCAAGGCCGGTGTGGTCTCGGCACTGTGCTGGTGCGGTGGCCTGGGGCTCTCGGCACTGGGTGTGTACACGCACCAGATCGTGCTGATGTGGCTGGGCTCCGGGGTGATTGGCGGTATCGGCCTGGGGCTGGGCTATATCTCGCCGGTGTCGACCCTGATCAAGTGGTTCCCGGACAAGCGCGGCATGGCGACCGGCATGGCGATCATGGGTTTCGGCGGCGGCGCGATGGTGGGTGCACCCTTGGCGGCAGCGCTGATGGGCCACTTCGCGACCCCGACCAGTGTTGGCGTATGGCAGAGCTTCGCGGTCATGGCCGTTATCTACTTCGTGTTCATGATGGCGGGCGCACTGCTGTATCGCGTGCCACCGACCGGCTGGAAGCCTGAAGGCTGGACCGCGCCGGCCAAGAGCACCAAGGCGATGATCACCAACCGTCACGTGCACGTCAGCGTGGCCTGGAAAACCCCGCAGTTCAGGCTGGTCTGGCTGGTGCTGTGCCTGAACGTTTCCGCTGGTATCGGCATCCTCGGCATGGCTTCGCCGCTGCTGCAGGAAGTGTTCGCCGGCAAGCTGCTGGGCAACACCCTGACCTTCAGCGAGCTGGACGCCGGGCAACTGGCGCAGATCGCTGCCATCGCCGCCGGCTTCACGGGCTTGCTGAGCCTGTTCAACATTGGTGGGCGGTTCTTCTGGGCGTCGTTCTCGGACTACATCGGTCGCAAGAACACCTATTTCGTGTTCTTCGCGCTGGGCGTAGCGCTGTATGCACTGGTGCCGACGCTGGGTCATCTGGGCAGCATCGCGCTGTTCGTGGCGGCATTCTGTGTAGTGCTGTCGATGTACGGCGGTGGTTTCGCCACGGTGCCGGCCTACCTGGCGGACCTGTTCGGTACGCAGATGGTCGGCGCTATCCACGGTCGCCTGCTAACCGCCTGGGCCGCCGCTGGCGTGCTGGGCCCGGTGTTGGTCAACTACCTGCGTGAGTACCAGTTGAGCATCGGCGTGCCGCGCGCAGCGGTGTACGACATCACCTTGTACATCCTCTCGGGCCTGCTGGTGCTCGGCTTCATCTGCAACGCCCTGGTGCGTCCGGTGGCCGACAAGTACTTCATGACCGACGAGCAACTGAAGGCCGAGCAGGCCATTGGTCATGACAAAGGCGCGGGCGGTTCGACCGTGCTGGAGTGGAAAGCCGATCCGAGCACCAAGCCCCTGGCCGTGGTGGCCTGGCTGGTGGTAGGGATTCCGTTGGCGTGGGGTGTGTGGGTGACGTTGCAGAAGACTGCGGTGTTGTTCCACTAA
- a CDS encoding AsmA family protein — MKAFGKILGLIVLGLLLIIVAAGFALTHFFDPNDYKDEIRQLARNKAHVELDLKGDIGWSLFPWLGLELHDASVATLSNPKTPFATLQMLGLSVRVLPLLRREVQMSDIRVEGLNLSLDRDANGHGNWEDIGKPAPTPASTDPNAPASAPATSSGDNNSRPVRLDIDSLTVNNATVRYVDEQTGRQYSAESIQLSTGAVHDNTDIPINFTAFLGTNMPQFRARTEITGQLRFDRALKRYQFGDFKLSGEASGDPMQGKTLTFGAQGQLLLDKAANVADWTGLKLSANQLRALGELHLRDLSGNPQLSGGLSIAQFNLRTFLDSIGVDLPAMADPSTLNKVELVTRLSGSKTSLALEDLNLQLDGGTYTGRLAVDDFAKQSLRVQLKGDKLDADRYLPAKGQNSASVSAARQSEVNDSEAAITASGDSPLPDAPSKGAWSDDRLLPIERLRGLDLQADLSFGQLTLDKLPIANATLKAQAQDGLLTLQTLGGGLFDGSFETHGSLDVRPEAPALALQTKVNRVPVEQFIKTQSPKATITGLLTLDSNLTSTGNSQKALIEGLNGNARFAINNGVLVNANLEQQVCQGIATLNRKTLNGTPRGRDTPFQQLGGSLAIRNGVASNQDLKVAIPGLSVSGNGTIDLRVLGMDYHVGVLVEGDKSDMPDPACEVNQNFANLEFPLLCRGPLELGAKACRIDREGLAKVAAKAAGDRIGDKIEEKLGDKVTPQLKDALRGLFKR; from the coding sequence ATGAAAGCGTTCGGCAAAATCCTGGGGCTCATCGTACTCGGGCTGTTGCTGATCATTGTGGCGGCGGGCTTCGCCCTCACGCATTTCTTCGATCCCAACGACTACAAGGACGAGATCCGCCAGCTGGCCCGCAACAAGGCGCACGTGGAGCTCGACCTCAAGGGCGACATCGGCTGGAGCCTGTTCCCCTGGCTGGGCCTCGAACTGCACGACGCCAGCGTCGCCACCTTGAGCAACCCCAAGACCCCGTTCGCCACCTTGCAGATGCTCGGCCTCTCGGTGCGCGTCCTGCCCCTACTGCGCCGTGAAGTGCAGATGAGCGACATCCGCGTCGAAGGCCTCAACCTGAGCCTCGACCGCGACGCCAATGGCCACGGCAACTGGGAAGACATCGGCAAGCCCGCGCCCACCCCGGCCAGCACCGACCCGAACGCGCCCGCCAGTGCTCCCGCGACCTCGTCCGGCGACAACAATTCGCGCCCGGTCAGGCTCGACATCGACAGCCTGACCGTCAACAACGCCACCGTGCGCTACGTCGACGAGCAGACCGGCCGGCAATACAGCGCCGAAAGCATCCAGCTGAGCACCGGTGCCGTGCATGACAACACCGACATCCCGATCAACTTCACCGCCTTCCTGGGCACCAACATGCCGCAGTTCCGGGCACGCACCGAGATCACCGGCCAACTGCGCTTCGACCGCGCCCTGAAGCGCTACCAGTTCGGCGACTTCAAGCTCAGCGGCGAAGCCTCGGGCGATCCGATGCAAGGCAAAACATTGACCTTCGGCGCCCAGGGCCAGTTGCTGCTGGACAAGGCCGCCAATGTCGCCGACTGGACCGGCCTCAAGCTGTCCGCCAACCAGCTGCGCGCCCTGGGCGAGCTGCACCTGCGCGACCTGTCCGGCAACCCGCAACTGAGCGGCGGCCTGTCCATCGCCCAGTTCAACCTGCGCACCTTTCTCGACAGCATCGGCGTCGACCTGCCCGCCATGGCCGACCCCAGCACCCTCAACAAGGTCGAACTGGTCACCCGCCTGAGCGGCTCGAAAACCTCGCTGGCGCTGGAAGACCTCAACCTGCAGCTCGATGGCGGCACCTACACTGGCCGCCTGGCGGTGGACGACTTCGCCAAGCAGTCGCTGCGGGTGCAGCTCAAGGGCGACAAGCTCGACGCTGACCGCTACCTGCCTGCCAAAGGCCAGAACAGCGCCAGTGTCAGCGCTGCGCGCCAGTCCGAGGTCAATGACAGCGAAGCGGCGATCACCGCCTCCGGGGATTCGCCGCTGCCAGATGCCCCCAGCAAGGGCGCCTGGAGCGACGATCGCCTGCTACCGATCGAACGCCTGCGCGGCCTCGATCTGCAGGCTGACCTGAGCTTCGGCCAGTTGACCCTCGACAAGCTGCCCATCGCCAACGCCACGCTCAAGGCCCAGGCGCAAGACGGCCTGCTGACCCTGCAGACCCTCGGTGGCGGCCTGTTCGACGGCAGCTTCGAAACCCACGGCAGCCTCGACGTGCGCCCTGAAGCCCCCGCGCTGGCCTTGCAGACCAAGGTCAATCGCGTGCCGGTCGAGCAGTTCATCAAGACCCAGAGCCCCAAGGCGACCATCACCGGCCTGTTGACCCTGGACAGCAACCTCACCAGTACCGGCAACAGCCAGAAGGCCTTGATCGAAGGCCTCAACGGCAATGCGCGGTTCGCCATCAATAACGGTGTGCTGGTCAACGCCAACCTCGAGCAGCAAGTCTGCCAGGGCATCGCCACCCTCAATCGCAAGACGCTGAACGGCACGCCGCGCGGGCGCGATACGCCGTTCCAGCAACTGGGCGGCAGCCTGGCGATCCGCAACGGTGTGGCCAGCAACCAGGACCTCAAGGTCGCCATCCCGGGCCTGAGCGTCAGCGGCAACGGCACCATCGACCTGCGCGTGCTGGGCATGGACTACCACGTCGGCGTGCTGGTCGAAGGCGACAAGAGCGACATGCCCGACCCGGCCTGCGAAGTGAACCAGAACTTCGCCAACCTCGAATTCCCGCTGCTGTGCCGCGGCCCGCTGGAGCTGGGCGCCAAGGCCTGCCGCATCGACCGCGAAGGCCTGGCCAAGGTCGCCGCCAAGGCTGCCGGTGACCGCATCGGCGACAAGATCGAAGAGAAACTCGGGGACAAAGTGACGCCCCAACTCAAAGACGCCCTGCGCGGGTTGTTCAAACGATGA